A region of the Pempheris klunzingeri isolate RE-2024b chromosome 6, fPemKlu1.hap1, whole genome shotgun sequence genome:
TGCACACATCGCTTACAAGGGCCTTTCATCAACTTACAGTTATATTTAGATAatataacatttacatttataaagtttaaaaagtgcTACCTGCTTTTCCACTGGACCTTCAAGagtgacacactgtgtgtgGATCTCTTTGTTTGTTACATGTTGCGTCCTCTCATCACCCTGTCAGGCTCTATGCAGGCCCAGAGGTGGACATCTGGAGCTGTGGGGTGATCCTGTACGCCCTACTATGTGGCACTCTGCCCTTCGACGATGAGCACGTCCCCACGCTGTTTAAGAAGATCAGAGGAGGCGTCTTCTACATCCCAGAGTACCTGACCCGCTCCGTGGCCTCGCTGCTCATGCTCATGCTGCAGGTGGACCCTCTGAAGAGAGCCACCATCAAAGACATCAGGTCTGTTGGGTCGAGTGGGCCTAACAGAGGCCCCTTTTATCTTCTCAGTTTGACTCTATGCACGTTTAAatgtcacacactgtgacattttAAGTTTAATCACCAACATAAATCACCATTAGCTTTGGTTTTATAGTTAAGAGTGATAACTTTACAACAGTTTGAGTGGACTGATTGATTTCGCCTCTGTCAGGGAACACGAGTGGTTTAAGCAGGACCTGCCAGGCTACCTGTTCCCCGAGGACCCCTCGTACGATAGTACAGTCCTGGATGAGGAGGCTGTCAGGGAAGTGTGTGAGAAGTTTGAATGCACTGAGTCCGAGGTTGTTTCCAGCCTTTACAGCGGGGATCCACAGGTACATGAGACAAATCACAATTAAGCAGTAAAtgagtgttttctctgtttattaAACTATGACAATTGTAATGTTAAAGTTTTACCCGACAAGATTATgtatgcatgtacagtatgtatgtttttatatatttccagAAATGATCATGATCTTAATCACAATGTGATTAAGATGGATGTTCTTTACTTGCTTCTATCcttgtctgctctgtttttgtaGCTATAACATGCAACCAACAACCAGCAGACTAACATTAGACTTGTTGCATGTTTCAGTGCTCTGAATTCAGTGATTCAGTGAATTATCTCCTTTGTCCACAACTGACCTTtgttcttcctctgtccatGCAGGATCAGCTAGCAGTAGCTTATCACCTTATAATAGACAATCGGCGCATCATGACCCAGGCCAGCGAGTTCTACCTGGCCTCCAGTCCTCCCCAGGGCTCCTTCATAGAGGAGGGCATGCCGCTGCCCCCTGGGGTCAAACCCCACCCAGAGAGGATGCCTCCGCTCCTGGCTGACAGCCCCAAGGCTCGCTGTCCTCTGGATGCGCTCAACACTACTCGGCCCAAACCCCTGGCAGTGAAGAAGTCCAAGTGGCACCTCGGTATCAGGAGTCAGAGCAGACCCTATGATATCATGGCTGAAGTGTACAGAGCTATGAGACAGCTCAGCTTTGACTGGAAGGTAACAAATTATGTCTCACACataaacattacacacacagtacaaacaCAGGCTTCTGACGAGCCAGACTGCCTGTTATTTCGTGTTGTAGGTGGTGAACCCGTACCATCTGCGAGTGCGAAGGAAGAATCCAGTGACGGGAAACCTGGTGAAAATGAGCCTGCAGCTGTACCAAGTGGACAACAGGTCATACCTGCTGGACTTCAAGAGCATCGATGGTCAGTAACATTTCTAATTTGCAATCAACACAACACTGCAAAACCAATTCATAACTAAACTCTTCTCGTCGTTGTTTTCCTGTACAGTGTTTACAGCTCTACCTTAGTGCAGGTACAAAGCTGATGAGAGTGCAAGTGCATTTGTAGGGCCACTACTCTGCAGTTCAGTTTGTCTGCCCCACTTTCACAGCTCGAAAATCTCCTTCGGCTGAGGTGGTGGAGTTGGAACAGCTGAGGTGGTCTTTATGCAGATCGGGTGGCAGAGTGCACTTTCGCTACTTGTTTTAGCATAAAATTGCACTTTCAGCCTGTGCAGACCATCTGTTTTAGCGATGCAAGCACGGAGATCATTTTTTCATCTGTCACATTAATCCATTAGCATTGATTTGAATAGATCCACACAGATTCAAAGTTATATGATCCAAATTATCAGGAGTGCAGGTGGCACCCATGACCTTCCTCTACCTCTGCTTGTTttccatcttcttctttttatgaCTTTGTTCTCCCATAAAACTGTGTCTGTGAATTGAATTTTGGATTTCTTTGGAGTATGTGAATTAACTTTAATATAACAGTTAACACGCTGGAACACTCATGAACTTGAATGCTGATATCCTCTGCTCATGTGACCTCCAGATGACATCATCGAGGCGGTGGGCTTTAAATCTGGTTCGTCCACTCCTCAGAGGTCAGGCTCCACGGCGGGCCTCCACAGACCCAGACTGAGCATCGACTCGGCGAGCCTAGCAATGGATCTGCCCCTGCTCAGCTCTTCCCTGCCGGGGTCCCTGTCCGGCAGCTCCCACCAGCTCACCCCACGTCAGGGATCACACACCATGGACTTCTTTGAAATGTGTGCCAGTCTGATCACAACACTGGCCCGCTGAAACCCGACGACTAACCTAACCCCACTGCGACCTCGGCGTCAGTGAGGTTTTTAAGCCAAGTGCTGATCCGAGATGTAGGGAGTGTAGATGTTTGGAGCgacttcctctttctgtctcctctccatctttgcTCCAGTTTTATTGGACTGGAGTGgtgaaaagaaatgtgaaaagcaCTGTCTGTCACCACAGAttaaggagacacagagaggaagccTTAAAGGCAAATTAatagctttgttttttcttatttcaacaGTAGTCCTCGGGTCGAAGTGTTGGAGGAATTCAAACATCAGGCCACAGCTTGTAAAAACCGGTCGTGGGACTAGAATCTGTGAACTTGTAGAGGCCAAAAAAGTGAGAGGCCAGAGGTCACAGTTCACAGTCGTGTGGGAGTCAGCAAAGATCAAGTTCACTGTCACTCCTCCCACAAATACCTTCGATCTATTGTCAACTGCTGAAAATGACATCACCCACCATAACACTAAATGGCTGGAAATCCTGCTGAATTTTCCCCAGACACCGATCAGGTCAACTTTTGCTTCTCGTCTTTTATTTCGGTTAATGAACTGGTTGCTAAAATTGACATAAAATCTGTGTctgcaggaacacaaacacatgtacaatttgatttcaattttttttgtattatgtgGTTTTGTTATccatgtatattatatttatattacagtCATATTACGTAGCTGAAAAGGTTGACAAAGGTATACCAAATAACAGACTTTCTACACCATGAaggagattattattattattattattatttaggtATCAGATCCATATTTATTTTgagagattgttttttttagtcacTGTAGTTACGTTATTTAAGCACAGCATCAACATAGAGTTTTATCCTGGTTTTGAATAGATTGTAGAAGATtaatgaacagagagagagacgaagtAGGACGATAATACTCTGCATGGTACTGACTGTGTCCTGCATCTAGTGTTCAAGCACAGATACACACCATCTCATGTGAGTTTTCACAACCACTACATTATCCGACCCCATCATTTTATACATTCAGTGAGCTACTGCTCACCCATGCATATGCAGaatttaatctaaaaaaaagtcaaacattgcCGTGacatatgaaaaaagaaagcagccTCATGATGTTGGTAATGGAGAGTGTAGGAAGTTTTAGGGCTAAAATTATGagctattttcattattcttttttatcatcataGCCTCAAGTCTTTAAagatggaagaagaagaaatagcaAAAGTCCATCAGTAATTAGAGTCTAATCTGATGTCTTGAGTCTCTGaccaacagtaaaaaaaaaatttaaaaaaatgttaaattcattCAGTTGCTACTAATGATATCAGCAGTGGTAAACGTAATCAGCCCAGTGTCCATGATGATGAAAGACGATGAGGAGTAAAAGAGGAAGATGACAAATTCACGAGAGATGGTGTATATCTGCTGCAGGACAGTACAAGCCACAGAAACCTTTCTCCAGTTGCCTTAATGAATGCAACAGTCATTCTGTGCATATATCAgtggagagtgtgtgcatgagccagtgtgtgtgttccgaGATCAGTTGGGTAGAGTGAGTCACGCGGTTTGTCACGTTTTCTTACTGACTTAACGCTTGTTTGTTAGGAGGATCTTTGCAGTGGTTTGTGAGATTAGTAGAGACGAGGGTCATAACATGATGCTTTGGTGTTTTGGagctgttgtctgtgtgtgtgtgtgtgtgtgtgtgtgtgtgtgtgtgtgtgccctccgTTTAGCCATCGTTGTCTGCACTTTAACGCTCGTTTGTTGACGCCAGCAGTTTGCAGATTTATACTGTTTTATTGCGTCACAGTCTGTTCCCCCTTTACTGTACCTGATGTTTGTGCTCCTGCGTTTCTAACGAATGCCACGGTATTATTACTTTTTGAAATGTTCTGCATTGTCCTGTCGCTTCGCACCATAGTGGGGCCGCGTATGGGACATTTTCTCCAAATCTTTTCTGACTGAATGTAAAGTGAAAGCTGGTGCTGCTCAGATGAATcctcccgtctgtctgtctctctgggtTTGTTCTCTCGGTCATAaagcagtgttgttgttttgatgaAGAGCACTGGACTGTTGCCTTTCTACTGTTCTCAGTAAAACACAGAGATTGGAGGAGTAGTACGTACTCTAATGCAGACTGGTGTCACAAATaggaaaccccccaaaaaatggcCAACATTTGAAATATTCACTATTATTACATGTTATTCGTTGTTATTTTCATGGGCTTGGGGCAAGTGATTAGCAgataaatataacatttttttgattttatagaGTTAGTATAACATGAGAGTAATGAGACAGTGTTTCATAGTAATGGGGAGGCTTTGGCCATGTTGGAGgttcacacacaccagtctgGACTACGACTATTCAACCAGTTACGATGTTGCTAACTGAGCACTTTGTTGGACCTACAATAACTCGATGCAGACTGAGGTTCTCGTTAGTTTCTCTACACAGCTCGAACTGTTGCAACGTGGTTCAAAGGGATTCAGTATTTTTTTGCCTTACGAGATCAATGTGAAGGCTTTTAGTTGCAACAGTGGAAGCCACATTCTTTGTTACTCTGCTGAAGCCCTTTATTACATGtattctgttttcatgtccTGTGAGGGGTTGcctttcctgtctgtgttgGTTCATACACCACTGACGTCAGGGAGAAACTCTGCTCCCTGCTGCAACACACAagaaactgcacacacacctttgttAACACTAATCCATGCTGTTCAGTCACCCCTCTATATTACACTCTATTGCTGTGTCTTAAATGACTTGTCCTCTGTATAGTGAGCTACTTTGGTCACACCAGGATCATATCTAGCACATTATGCATTAACTCTTGATTCTGCTGCCTGAAATATTGATCAATGAGGTGCACTATCTTGCAGAGGTCACGGGTCGTATTTAAAAACTCCTGATATAACCAGTATTTACTGTCACATGTAGTACTGTACCATTACAACTGTATGCAACTGCCAGTGGCATGTTAGTCATGTAAACTGTAATGTGTGTTTAGAGCTGGGGAACACGTGCCAGAGAGCCTGATCAAATACAGACTTTCAATGTTGTACCAAAGTGAGTATTTTCAACAGCAAAGCTGTGCTCTCTATCTGTCGTGGGGTTCTTATAAGTGTAACCTGAAatacccgtgtgtgtgtgtgtgtgtgtgtgtgtgttgtgaaagAATGTGCAGAAGGGTGTGttttggcgtgtgtgtgtgaatgtggcagtgtgtttgaacagtctctccctgtctctatCTGATTGGGGTTTGGATTTCTCTTGTTATGCACTGCATGATATTGCTGTTATGATTTGCACTTTAATGAGTATTTAttgaaaaacaataaacatataaaatgaaaatggtgaTTGTCCTAAAGGCTGTCAGTTTGgatattttacacacaaacacacacagccataacAGAGgattatttttgtgtgtatttttctccaGACAAAAATACACCCTTAGATGTCCGCAATATTTCACATGAAAATGGCCTCAGGTGATCATCACTcaacttttctctttctgtaatACTCATTATTCTCCAGCTTGAGGGAAAGAAAGGCGGCACATTAAAGTGACACCTGCCAGACATCTGCtctataaaaatgaaagaaggaaaataaagatTATGGATGATGCTTCCCTCCTGAATGTGCGACGATGATCAATACAAAGCAATGAGCAGAAATCTTTGGTTGTATGGTTTAGATTACACACCATTAAACAACAAACCAGTTTAATGGTCCGCCACTAAagataattattataataaccTAACATGTTAGAAAATGTTACATACAAAAAGAGTAGTTACATAAGCACTTAATCTAGAATGATCTTTAACAAAATAATGAGAgtaaataaaagtagaaaaagatGCTCATGTACAAAAGGAAAGCACAATAAAACAATGacttgtaaaagaaaaaaactgaccaATATCAGGTAAATGGTGAAGGTGGTGTTGAAAACAATGAGTCCTACAGATGCACATGTAGAAGAGGACAGAGCATGAAATTATCACATCACAGCCGACCACAAAAAGGCATTTTAATTACTGCTGATGACCAAACTTAAAAGTCTAGTCTAAAGTCCTTGTTCACTTGTAAGTTTATTGGCTACATTGCTATTTAGGCGTTTGCTACCAACACTGTAAACTGGTAACAAGTGTATAGGACACTAATTTCATCCAGCCCTTAAAACTGCTGTATGTAGACTAGATAAATCTTCAGACTGATGACTAATAAGTTGTCGGGCTCTTGAGGAACAACCTGGTTAAAGAAAGACTACTGATTACTGCGAACATGGATGAAAATGAGTAGTGAACATTTCTCCCTATTTTTACTGCCCgtgtctgctttgtgtttcctcAGGCTGGTGTCTCAACCTGAAAAATATGATGATCTGagaaaaatctacattttccaTTGTCTTTCCCTTATTTCCAACACTTAAAATAGATGTGGCTTCCTGGTTTTTGCCTCCAAGAGCCTCCAGGGGTCACAGTACCCACAAATCATATGTGTGTCTGCAACAGTTTGTAAGTTCCTTCCTGGGATCTGCAGTTCATCTTGGTCCAAAGTTCAAAGTCACTCAGAGCCACCAGAAAACCT
Encoded here:
- the prkaa2 gene encoding 5'-AMP-activated protein kinase catalytic subunit alpha-2; this translates as MAERQQQKHEGRVKIGHYILGDTLGVGTFGKVKIGEHQLTGHKVAVKILNRQKIRSLDVVGKIKREIQNLKLFRHPHIIKLYQVISTPTDFFMVMEYVSGGELFDYICKHGRVEDTEARRLFQQIISAVDYCHRHMVVHRDLKPENVLLDASKNAKIADFGLSNMMSDGEFLRTSCGSPNYAAPEVISGRLYAGPEVDIWSCGVILYALLCGTLPFDDEHVPTLFKKIRGGVFYIPEYLTRSVASLLMLMLQVDPLKRATIKDIREHEWFKQDLPGYLFPEDPSYDSTVLDEEAVREVCEKFECTESEVVSSLYSGDPQDQLAVAYHLIIDNRRIMTQASEFYLASSPPQGSFIEEGMPLPPGVKPHPERMPPLLADSPKARCPLDALNTTRPKPLAVKKSKWHLGIRSQSRPYDIMAEVYRAMRQLSFDWKVVNPYHLRVRRKNPVTGNLVKMSLQLYQVDNRSYLLDFKSIDDDIIEAVGFKSGSSTPQRSGSTAGLHRPRLSIDSASLAMDLPLLSSSLPGSLSGSSHQLTPRQGSHTMDFFEMCASLITTLAR